From the genome of Spirosomataceae bacterium TFI 002, one region includes:
- a CDS encoding SsrA-binding protein, producing the protein MAKVAQKKIEIKNRRASFEYEFIETFTAGMVLRGTEIKSIRLGKANLSDAYCFINNGELFIKNLNIAVYDFGTVYNHEPLRERKLLLSKRELNKIEGKLKDTGLTVIPTKLFISDNGYAKLNIAVAKGKKLYDKRQSIKAKDSQKQELKNY; encoded by the coding sequence ATGGCCAAAGTTGCCCAAAAGAAAATTGAAATAAAGAACAGAAGAGCTTCTTTTGAATACGAATTCATCGAAACTTTTACTGCAGGAATGGTACTTAGAGGTACCGAGATTAAATCTATCCGACTCGGAAAGGCTAACCTTTCAGATGCCTATTGCTTTATTAATAATGGCGAATTGTTTATAAAAAACCTCAATATTGCTGTTTATGATTTTGGAACAGTATACAATCACGAGCCTTTAAGAGAGCGTAAGCTTTTGTTGAGCAAGCGAGAGCTAAATAAAATTGAAGGAAAATTAAAAGATACAGGACTTACTGTTATACCAACTAAGTTGTTCATTTCGGATAATGGTTATGCCAAGCTCAATATCGCAGTTGCTAAGGGTAAAAAGCTCTATGATAAAAGACAATCCATCAAGGCAAAAGACTCCCAAAAGCAAGAGTTGAAAAATTATTAA
- a CDS encoding HlyD family secretion protein: MDKIIAKKSWIQRKAGWLLLGLAILCLLIYSFVFADKRSKLNVDAEKITTSTVAKGNFDEFIIIQGYVQPLKTIQLDAIVGGYVTQKLVEGGNMVGKGDIILRLENQQLKLNFLQSETEASRLVNDLQNTRQRLKVERFNLQKTLSDLDFQTAQAKDAFDRNEMLIKDKVISQLEYNTSKREYERLKNQRSIEIESQKYQEDNAKLQIKQLEGTLERTQKNVDLWRQTLENLVVKAPVAGLLSSIDVEVGSNINQGQNIGQIDDMNGFKMRAEIDEHYISRIFAGLNAGFDFNGKTHPLEIVKVYPEVLNGRFAVDLVFTKGTPDGIRRGQSVPLRLELGKSSEATLLAVGGFFSDTGGNWVYVVDNTGGKAVKRNITLGRKNPQYYEVLDGLQEGDVVVTSSYSNFGDKEVLDLK; encoded by the coding sequence ATGGATAAGATAATCGCAAAGAAATCGTGGATACAAAGAAAAGCAGGTTGGCTGCTACTAGGACTAGCTATATTGTGTCTGCTGATATATAGTTTCGTATTTGCCGACAAACGCTCTAAGCTCAATGTGGATGCTGAAAAAATAACTACCTCCACAGTAGCAAAAGGAAATTTTGATGAATTCATCATCATACAAGGATATGTACAACCACTTAAAACCATACAACTTGATGCAATAGTTGGAGGTTATGTTACCCAAAAACTCGTTGAGGGTGGTAATATGGTTGGCAAAGGAGATATTATCTTGAGACTTGAAAACCAGCAACTAAAACTTAACTTCTTACAATCGGAAACCGAAGCAAGTAGGTTGGTAAACGACCTTCAAAATACCAGACAGCGACTGAAGGTTGAGCGTTTCAATTTGCAAAAAACACTCTCCGACTTAGACTTTCAAACAGCTCAAGCAAAAGATGCATTTGACAGAAATGAAATGCTGATAAAGGATAAAGTGATTTCTCAGCTAGAGTACAATACCTCTAAAAGAGAATACGAGAGACTTAAGAATCAGCGATCTATCGAAATTGAATCCCAAAAATACCAAGAAGACAATGCCAAATTGCAAATCAAGCAATTGGAAGGAACGCTTGAAAGGACTCAAAAAAATGTTGACTTATGGAGACAAACTCTGGAAAACCTAGTAGTTAAAGCTCCAGTAGCTGGTTTGCTTTCCTCTATTGACGTAGAGGTAGGGTCAAATATCAATCAGGGTCAAAACATTGGCCAAATAGATGACATGAATGGTTTCAAAATGAGAGCTGAAATCGACGAACATTATATTTCAAGAATTTTTGCTGGACTAAATGCTGGTTTTGACTTCAATGGCAAAACACACCCTTTGGAGATCGTGAAAGTTTATCCTGAAGTTTTGAATGGGAGATTCGCAGTTGATCTAGTATTTACAAAAGGAACGCCAGATGGAATTCGTAGAGGACAGTCTGTTCCGCTTAGACTTGAACTTGGAAAGTCATCTGAAGCTACATTATTGGCTGTAGGTGGATTCTTTAGCGATACAGGTGGAAACTGGGTATATGTTGTGGACAATACGGGAGGTAAGGCTGTAAAGAGAAACATCACCCTGGGAAGAAAAAACCCTCAATACTACGAAGTGCTTGATGGATTGCAAGAAGGAGATGTAGTAGTAACGAGTTCGTATAGCAACTTTGGAGATAAAGAGGTTTTGGATTTGAAATGA
- a CDS encoding Histidine kinase-, DNA gyrase B-, and HSP90-like ATPase, producing MTGLSRALLWRIILLSVGIFSVCWLAINEKYELAVVAGLFTIWFAHMIFSLLININRKLTRFFEAIEFSDFAIKYSSDNKMGKSYRELNTQMNKVVEAFKQARAEKEANIHFLNAMVQHVNVGIICFDSRGKIEILNKSAIQLLKIYRIRDIKDLKKTDHAELYDKILELESGERSMYTSANGLELAINVSLINLRGKSVKIIAIQNIRSELQQKELFAWQNLTKVLRHEIMNSIAPIVSLITTMKSIVNEDLVGKAPQEPVEDLSEALQTIESRGKGVMNFVNAYRDFTSLPTPLFTETTASNLLKNLEPLMRVYEMEIKVNIINDFTVSCDLSQLEMVIINLVKNAYESMEHLEEKSIEITVNKLNDSRTILIRDYGKGIVPEALEKIFIPFFTTKKTGQGIGLSLSKQIMYMHRGDLTVISELDKGTIFKIEFM from the coding sequence ATGACTGGATTAAGTAGAGCACTTCTTTGGCGTATTATTCTTCTTTCGGTAGGAATATTCTCTGTATGTTGGTTAGCAATCAATGAGAAATATGAATTGGCAGTTGTAGCTGGCTTATTCACTATTTGGTTTGCCCATATGATTTTCAGTTTGTTGATTAATATCAACAGAAAGCTAACTCGTTTCTTTGAGGCCATAGAGTTTTCAGATTTTGCCATCAAATACAGTTCCGACAATAAAATGGGGAAGAGTTATAGAGAGCTTAACACCCAAATGAATAAGGTTGTAGAGGCTTTTAAACAAGCTCGTGCCGAAAAAGAGGCTAATATTCACTTTCTTAATGCAATGGTACAACATGTGAATGTTGGTATCATTTGTTTCGATAGTAGGGGTAAAATTGAAATTCTCAATAAATCTGCGATTCAATTACTTAAGATTTATAGAATCAGAGATATAAAAGATCTAAAGAAAACAGATCATGCTGAATTGTATGATAAAATCTTAGAATTGGAATCTGGAGAAAGGTCTATGTATACTAGTGCCAATGGCTTAGAACTTGCCATAAATGTAAGCTTGATCAACCTCAGAGGTAAGTCGGTTAAAATTATCGCTATTCAAAACATTAGATCTGAGCTTCAGCAAAAAGAACTTTTCGCATGGCAAAACTTGACAAAAGTCCTTCGCCATGAAATCATGAACTCTATCGCACCTATTGTATCATTGATTACAACAATGAAATCTATAGTGAATGAAGATTTGGTTGGGAAAGCCCCACAAGAACCCGTGGAGGATCTTTCAGAAGCTCTTCAAACGATCGAGAGTAGAGGCAAGGGTGTAATGAATTTCGTAAATGCCTATAGGGACTTTACGTCTCTTCCTACCCCACTTTTTACCGAAACCACTGCTAGCAATCTTCTCAAAAACCTTGAACCACTCATGAGGGTCTATGAAATGGAGATTAAGGTCAATATAATCAACGATTTTACGGTTAGTTGTGACCTGTCGCAATTAGAAATGGTGATCATTAACTTGGTTAAAAATGCTTACGAGTCCATGGAGCATCTAGAAGAAAAGTCAATTGAAATCACTGTGAATAAATTAAATGATAGCCGTACTATTCTTATTAGAGACTACGGAAAGGGAATTGTACCAGAAGCTTTGGAGAAAATCTTCATTCCATTTTTTACAACGAAAAAAACTGGACAAGGAATTGGGCTTAGCCTATCAAAACAGATCATGTACATGCACCGTGGGGATTTGACAGTTATTTCAGAGCTTGATAAAGGCACAATTTTCAAGATTGAATTTATGTGA
- a CDS encoding 5-methylcytosine-specific restriction endonuclease McrA: protein MGRKVLVLNADYSALSICSVPKAFVLVFSQKAELVSEVDKVKLRTVSTSYPMPSVIKLNRYINIPYKSVVLNRQNIFKRDGNACVYCGTTRDLTLDHVIPKSKGGRTNWLNLVAACRPCNSQKGNETPEQANMPMRHQPFKPTFIMYLRDFFGTSEKNWAPFLVSRVKHRSVG, encoded by the coding sequence ATGGGTCGGAAAGTTTTAGTCCTCAATGCAGATTATTCTGCTCTTAGTATTTGCTCAGTTCCCAAGGCGTTCGTTTTGGTCTTTTCTCAAAAGGCAGAACTAGTAAGTGAAGTTGATAAAGTTAAATTGAGAACAGTTTCAACTTCATATCCCATGCCTTCGGTTATAAAATTGAATCGCTATATCAATATTCCGTACAAAAGTGTTGTGCTCAATCGTCAAAATATCTTTAAAAGAGACGGAAATGCATGTGTTTATTGCGGAACCACTCGTGATCTAACTTTGGATCATGTTATTCCCAAGTCTAAAGGTGGACGTACAAATTGGCTTAATTTAGTAGCTGCATGTAGACCTTGTAATTCTCAAAAAGGTAATGAGACTCCAGAGCAAGCTAATATGCCAATGCGTCATCAGCCATTCAAACCTACATTCATCATGTATTTAAGGGACTTTTTTGGTACCAGTGAGAAAAACTGGGCTCCCTTTCTTGTCTCGAGGGTCAAGCACCGATCGGTGGGCTGA
- a CDS encoding SSU ribosomal protein S1P yields MANQEFPEFDWDRVSKKGIGSGYSAAEKVELEKIYEETLTQIDEKDVVTATVVGVTEREVLLNIGFKSDGIVSRSEFRDLPNLKAGDTVEVFIEKQEDALGQLIISRKKARILTAWSNIEKALENDEILSAFVKRRTKGGLIVDIHGIEAFLPGSQIDVKPIRDFDVFVNKEMEVKVVKINHTNDNVVVSHKVLIEKDLEKQRQLILNNLEKGQVLEGIVKNITNFGVFIDLGGVDGLLHITDISWGRVNHPNEVLNLDDKINVVVLDFDDDKKRISLGMKQLEAHPWDSLAEGLEVGSQVEGKIVNIADYGAFLELKPGVEGLIHVSEMSWSQHLRNPSDFLQIGDEIKAVVLTMDREERKMSLGIKQMTEDPWNKQDLLSQYAVGTQHKGTVRNLTNFGLFLELEEGIDGLVHVSDLSWTKKIKHPSDFVKIGDELEVLVLELDIENRRLALSHKHLEENPWETFESVFEVGTTHECTIVGKTDKQATLELPYGIEGHAALKHLAKEDGTFADVGDKVPFVVVEFNKEEKKIILSHTRTWEAPTEEEVKAAAPKKAPVKKGVKKAQQAEKSTLGDLEALSALKDQLEEAAKPKKKAAPKKKKEVAEAPEADAPEASEEA; encoded by the coding sequence ATGGCTAATCAAGAATTTCCAGAATTTGATTGGGACAGAGTCTCAAAAAAAGGAATTGGTTCAGGCTACTCTGCAGCAGAGAAAGTTGAATTAGAAAAAATTTACGAAGAAACTCTTACTCAGATTGATGAGAAAGATGTCGTAACTGCTACTGTTGTAGGTGTTACCGAAAGAGAGGTATTGTTAAATATCGGATTTAAGTCTGATGGTATTGTTTCTAGATCTGAATTTAGAGATTTGCCTAACCTTAAAGCTGGAGATACTGTAGAGGTATTTATCGAGAAGCAAGAAGATGCTCTAGGGCAGCTGATTATCTCTCGTAAGAAAGCGAGAATCTTAACTGCTTGGAGTAATATTGAAAAAGCTCTTGAGAATGACGAAATATTAAGTGCATTCGTTAAGCGTCGTACTAAAGGTGGTTTGATCGTTGATATTCACGGAATCGAGGCGTTCTTGCCAGGTTCTCAAATTGATGTGAAGCCAATTCGTGATTTTGACGTGTTCGTCAATAAAGAAATGGAAGTGAAGGTTGTTAAAATCAACCATACAAATGATAACGTTGTTGTTTCTCACAAAGTGTTGATCGAGAAAGATCTAGAGAAGCAGCGTCAATTGATCCTTAATAACCTTGAGAAAGGTCAGGTACTTGAAGGTATCGTGAAAAACATTACCAACTTCGGTGTGTTTATCGACCTTGGTGGTGTTGATGGTCTATTACATATTACAGATATTTCATGGGGTAGAGTAAATCATCCAAATGAAGTATTGAACTTAGATGATAAGATCAATGTCGTAGTTCTTGACTTCGATGATGATAAGAAACGTATTTCTCTAGGTATGAAGCAGCTTGAAGCTCATCCTTGGGATTCACTAGCTGAAGGACTTGAGGTTGGTTCACAAGTTGAAGGTAAAATCGTAAACATAGCTGATTACGGTGCATTCCTTGAGTTGAAACCAGGTGTTGAAGGTCTTATCCACGTTTCAGAAATGTCTTGGTCTCAGCACTTGAGAAACCCATCTGACTTCTTACAAATTGGCGATGAAATCAAGGCTGTTGTCTTGACAATGGATCGTGAAGAGCGTAAAATGTCTCTTGGTATCAAGCAAATGACAGAAGATCCTTGGAATAAGCAAGACTTGCTTAGCCAGTACGCTGTTGGTACACAACATAAAGGAACTGTTCGTAACCTAACTAACTTTGGATTATTCCTTGAGTTGGAAGAGGGTATTGATGGATTGGTTCACGTATCAGATCTTTCATGGACTAAGAAAATCAAACATCCATCTGATTTCGTTAAAATCGGAGATGAGTTAGAAGTACTTGTACTTGAACTTGATATCGAAAACAGAAGGTTGGCATTGAGCCATAAGCATCTTGAGGAGAATCCTTGGGAAACTTTTGAGTCAGTGTTTGAAGTTGGTACAACTCACGAATGTACTATCGTTGGTAAAACTGATAAGCAAGCTACACTTGAGTTACCATATGGTATCGAGGGACACGCTGCCTTGAAGCACCTTGCCAAAGAAGACGGAACATTTGCCGATGTAGGTGATAAAGTTCCTTTCGTAGTTGTTGAGTTTAACAAAGAGGAGAAAAAGATTATTCTTTCTCATACTCGTACTTGGGAAGCTCCTACTGAAGAAGAAGTAAAAGCTGCTGCTCCTAAGAAAGCTCCAGTGAAAAAGGGTGTTAAAAAGGCACAACAAGCTGAGAAATCTACGCTTGGTGACTTAGAAGCTCTTTCTGCTTTGAAGGATCAACTTGAAGAAGCTGCAAAGCCTAAGAAAAAAGCAGCTCCAAAAAAGAAAAAAGAAGTAGCTGAAGCTCCAGAAGCTGATGCTCCAGAAGCTTCTGAAGAAGCATAA
- a CDS encoding transferase 2, rSAM/selenodomain-associated: MKLSVIIPTYNEAKSISACVTELRNGISPEIIIADSPNSCDDMERFAKQNNCVYLQTVKAGRNHQMNEAASIAGGDVLYFVHADTIVPKGYVKDIEQTITNGADMGCYRYKFDEYKNPLLRINSFFTRFPMLWCRGGDQTLFIKKSVFDSLGGYCCKHLIMEDYDLLKRSQGKYQFEIIPKNVIVSARKYSKNGYFKVQWANFTVMRKWLNQKACPEELKEIYSRMLN; encoded by the coding sequence TTGAAGTTAAGTGTAATCATACCAACATACAATGAGGCAAAAAGTATCTCTGCCTGCGTAACTGAATTGAGAAATGGTATTTCACCCGAAATTATAATTGCAGACTCGCCCAACTCATGTGATGACATGGAGCGATTTGCCAAACAAAATAATTGCGTTTACTTACAAACTGTAAAGGCTGGAAGGAATCATCAAATGAATGAGGCCGCATCAATTGCAGGTGGCGATGTATTATATTTCGTACATGCCGATACCATTGTACCGAAAGGCTATGTCAAGGATATTGAGCAGACAATAACTAATGGTGCGGATATGGGTTGCTACAGATACAAATTCGACGAATATAAAAACCCATTACTACGTATCAATTCTTTCTTCACTCGTTTCCCTATGCTTTGGTGTAGAGGTGGCGACCAAACCTTATTTATCAAAAAATCAGTATTTGATAGCCTTGGTGGTTATTGTTGCAAGCACTTAATAATGGAAGACTATGATTTACTAAAACGTAGTCAAGGAAAATATCAGTTTGAAATTATACCAAAGAATGTCATCGTGTCGGCACGTAAATATTCTAAAAACGGTTATTTCAAAGTGCAATGGGCGAATTTCACTGTAATGAGAAAATGGCTTAACCAAAAAGCTTGCCCCGAGGAGTTAAAAGAAATTTACAGTCGAATGCTGAATTGA
- a CDS encoding GTP-binding protein HflX, whose protein sequence is MLNNPLISTLKDKEKTVLVGLITQDQNAEKTKEYLDELEFLAKTAGATTIKKFTQRVQYPDQKTFVGKGKLEEIKTWIMANPVDSVIFDDDLSPSQVRNLEKEFDEIKVLDRGLLILNIFSQRAKTDQAKRQVELAQYQYLYPRLTRMWTHLSKQKGGIGMRGPGEKELETDKRIVKDRISFLKKKLEKIDVQSATRRKERTRLTRVALVGYTNVGKSTLMQALAKADVFAENKLFATIDSTVRKMTLGNIPFLLTDTVGFIRKLPTTLIESFKSTLDEIREADILLHVVDVSHSSFEEQIEVVNQTLEDIGANDKPIVLIFNKVDIFEPESEDGFDKHLATEEDLKKNLERLKNSYLKGKHENVVFISATEKENMQELRDVIIKLIAERHFQIYPNWDPSLNPLYDWQGSQENTDS, encoded by the coding sequence TTGCTTAATAACCCACTGATATCAACTCTTAAAGATAAGGAAAAAACTGTTTTGGTTGGACTTATCACTCAAGATCAAAATGCAGAAAAAACTAAAGAGTATCTAGACGAACTAGAGTTTTTAGCAAAAACTGCAGGTGCAACGACAATTAAAAAGTTTACCCAGCGTGTACAATACCCCGATCAAAAGACATTTGTAGGAAAAGGAAAGCTTGAAGAAATTAAAACTTGGATCATGGCTAACCCAGTGGACTCCGTCATATTTGATGACGACCTTAGTCCATCTCAGGTTCGTAACTTAGAAAAAGAGTTTGACGAAATAAAAGTGCTTGACAGAGGATTACTAATTCTTAATATTTTTTCCCAAAGAGCAAAAACAGATCAAGCAAAAAGGCAAGTAGAGCTAGCCCAATACCAATACCTATACCCAAGACTAACAAGAATGTGGACTCACTTGAGTAAGCAAAAGGGAGGAATAGGAATGAGAGGCCCTGGTGAGAAAGAACTTGAAACTGATAAGAGAATTGTAAAAGACAGAATTTCATTCCTTAAAAAGAAGTTGGAAAAAATCGATGTTCAATCGGCAACAAGGAGAAAAGAAAGAACAAGACTTACACGCGTTGCCCTTGTGGGTTACACCAATGTAGGCAAGTCAACTCTAATGCAAGCTTTAGCAAAAGCTGATGTTTTTGCCGAAAATAAGCTTTTTGCAACAATTGATTCCACCGTTCGTAAGATGACACTTGGGAACATTCCATTTTTACTTACTGACACAGTTGGGTTCATTCGAAAGCTCCCTACTACTTTGATAGAGTCATTTAAATCAACTTTGGACGAAATTAGGGAAGCAGATATCCTATTACACGTAGTTGATGTATCACATTCTTCATTTGAAGAGCAAATAGAAGTTGTAAATCAAACCCTTGAGGACATAGGAGCAAATGATAAGCCAATTGTATTGATTTTCAATAAGGTTGACATTTTTGAACCTGAATCAGAAGATGGTTTTGACAAGCATTTGGCAACAGAAGAGGATTTAAAAAAGAATCTTGAAAGGCTTAAAAACAGCTACCTGAAAGGAAAGCATGAAAATGTTGTCTTTATTTCCGCTACGGAAAAAGAGAATATGCAAGAACTGAGAGATGTAATTATTAAGCTAATTGCTGAACGCCATTTTCAAATTTATCCAAACTGGGACCCATCTTTAAATCCACTTTATGACTGGCAAGGATCCCAAGAAAACACAGATTCTTAA
- a CDS encoding DNA-binding transcriptional response regulator, NtrC family, contains REC, AAA-type ATPase, and a Fis-type DNA-binding domains, whose amino-acid sequence MARILVIDDDVDILSAAKLLLKRHYDEVTLEKNPDKIPFLLNNYEFDLILLDMNFTQDVNSGREGFLWLDKILDIKPKAKVVLFTAYGDVEMAVKSMKLGAKDFVLKPWDNEKLLETLNTALGKEADEGSVSKSSQTNIIGSSEAMQKVFDTIQKVAETDANVLVLGENGTGKDLVARQLHEFSKRKENHFVRVDIAALPETLVESELFGHVKGAFTDARENRVGKFEDAKGGTLFLDEIGNLNATVQSKLLNVLQNREVTRIGSNKTTKVDIRLISATNANIELSVQEKEFRQDLYYRINTITIELPPLRERYGDIELLAEFFLNKYKKKYNRQLGGLSAALVKELNHYPWPGNIRELEHAIERAVIMSSGRQLTAEDVFGSMSKSSIQAAEKELKSFDLEELERDTIVKALKKFNGNISETAKELGLSRAALYRRMEKYNI is encoded by the coding sequence ATGGCTAGAATACTAGTAATAGATGACGATGTTGACATATTAAGTGCTGCCAAACTGCTTCTCAAAAGGCATTACGATGAGGTCACGCTTGAAAAAAATCCTGATAAAATCCCTTTTCTGCTGAATAACTATGAATTTGACTTGATTCTTTTAGATATGAATTTCACTCAAGATGTGAATTCGGGTCGTGAAGGATTTTTGTGGTTAGATAAGATTTTGGATATAAAACCTAAAGCCAAAGTAGTTCTTTTTACTGCATATGGTGATGTGGAAATGGCTGTAAAGTCAATGAAGCTTGGTGCCAAAGATTTTGTTTTGAAACCTTGGGACAACGAAAAGTTATTAGAAACATTAAATACTGCCCTTGGCAAAGAAGCTGATGAGGGAAGTGTTAGTAAGTCTTCGCAAACAAATATAATTGGTAGCTCAGAAGCAATGCAAAAGGTTTTTGATACAATACAAAAAGTTGCAGAAACAGATGCCAACGTTTTGGTTCTTGGCGAAAATGGTACAGGTAAAGATTTAGTTGCTCGTCAACTACACGAATTTTCTAAACGAAAAGAGAATCATTTTGTTAGAGTGGACATTGCAGCTTTGCCGGAGACATTGGTGGAAAGTGAATTGTTTGGCCACGTAAAAGGAGCTTTTACAGATGCTCGCGAAAATAGAGTAGGGAAGTTTGAAGATGCCAAGGGAGGGACTTTGTTTTTAGATGAAATTGGTAATTTAAATGCTACGGTTCAAAGTAAATTGCTTAATGTACTTCAGAATCGAGAAGTTACGAGAATAGGCTCAAATAAAACTACCAAAGTTGATATTAGGCTCATTAGTGCCACCAATGCTAACATAGAACTGTCTGTTCAGGAAAAGGAATTCAGGCAAGATTTGTATTACCGAATTAATACAATTACGATTGAGTTGCCACCACTGAGAGAGCGTTATGGTGACATTGAGTTGTTGGCTGAGTTCTTTTTAAATAAGTACAAGAAAAAATACAATCGCCAATTGGGCGGACTTTCCGCGGCATTGGTCAAGGAGCTCAACCATTATCCATGGCCAGGAAATATACGGGAGTTGGAACATGCAATAGAGCGTGCAGTTATCATGAGTAGTGGTAGGCAACTTACTGCCGAAGATGTCTTTGGTAGCATGAGTAAATCATCTATTCAAGCGGCAGAAAAAGAACTCAAGAGTTTTGATCTAGAGGAATTGGAACGAGACACTATAGTAAAGGCCTTGAAAAAATTCAATGGTAATATCAGCGAAACAGCGAAGGAGCTAGGCCTTTCTCGAGCAGCATTATATCGTCGCATGGAAAAGTATAATATATAA